In Sphaerisporangium krabiense, the DNA window GTCAGCCTGCTGCCCGGCAAGGACGGCCTGCTGCACGTCTCGCAGATCCGCAAGCTGCACGGCGGCAAGCGCATCGAGAACGTCGAGGACGTCATGAACGTCGGCGACAAGATCCAGGTGGAGATCGCCGAGATCGACTCGCGCGGCAAGCTGTCCCTGGTGCCCGTCGAGGTCATCGAGAAGGAGGCCGCGGCCAAGGCCGAGGGCGGCGCCTCCGGTGACGGTGACGGCGCGGGCCGCTCCGAGCCCGAGTTCCGTGAGCCGTCCGCGCCCCGCGAGGAGCGGGCCGAGCGGCCGCGGCGCACCCGCACCCGGGGCGGACGGGACGACCGCAACTCGTGACGACCACGACTCTGCACCCCGGCAGGGACGGCGCCGGGGTGGTACGGCGCACCGTACTCCCCGGCGGTCTCCGGGTGGTGACCGAGACCATGCCGACCGTCCGCTCCGTGGCGGTCGGCATGTGGGTCGGCATCGGATCCCGCGACGAGGCCCCCGAGCACACGGGGGCCACCCACTTCCTCGAACACCTGCTGTTCAAGGGCACTCCGGCCCGTGACGCCCTGGAGATCTCCGCGGCGATCGAGGGCATCGGCGGCGAGATCAACGCCTTCACCGCCAAGGAGTACACCTGCTACTACGCGCGGGTGCTCGACGAGGACCTCCCCCTGGCCATCGACGTCCTCGCCGACGTCGTGACCTCCTCCCTGATCACCGAGGACGACGTCGAGTCCGAGCGCGGGGTGATCCTGGAAGAGATCGCCATGCACGACGACGACCCGTCGGACGCCGTGCACGAGGCGTTCTCCGCCGAGCTGTACGGCGACGTCCCGCTCGGACGGCCGATCCTCGGCTCGGTCGACTCGATCAACGCGCTCTCGCGCGAGCGCATCGCCGAGTACTACCGGCGCTACTACCTGCCCCCGCACACCGTGGTGTCGGTGTGCGGGAACGTCTCCCACGAGCGGGTGGTGGAGCTGGTGGCCGCGGCCTACGAGCGCGCGGGCGCGCTCGGCGGCGCGGCCGAGCCGGTCCTGCCGCGCCTGGCGGGCCCGGGGGCCGCGCCGCGCGCGGGGGTGCGGCTGGTCGACCGGTCCACCGAGCAGGCCAACCTGGTCCTCGGCACCACCGCGCTCTCGCGCACCGACGACCGGCGCTTCGCGCTCGGCGTGCTCAACGCCGCCCTCGGCGGCGGCATGTCCTCGCGCCTGTTCCAGGAGATCCGCGAGAAGCGCGGCCTGGCCTACTCGGCGTACAGCTACACCACCCAGTACTCCGACACCGGCCAGTTCGGCGTGTACGTGGGCTGCCTGCCCGGCAAGATCGACGACGTGCTGAAGATCTGCCGTGAGGAGATCTCCCGGGTGGTCGCCGACAGCATCACCGAGGAGGAGATCGCCCGCGGCAAGGGCCAGATGCGCGGCGGGCTCGTCCTCGGCCTGGAGGACACCGGCTCGCGCATGTCGCGCATCGGCAAGAGCGAGCTCGTCTACGACACCCTCATGTCGGTGGACGAGGTGCTGGCCCGCATCGAGGCCGTCACCCCCGAGGAGATCGCGGCCGTCGGGCGCGAGATCCTCTCCCAGCCGCTCACACTCGCCGTGATCGGCCCCTACGGCGACAAGGACTTCGGCGCCTTCATCGCCTGACACCTCGTGCGGCGGCCCGGGCGCTCTCCGGAGAGCCCGGGCTTGCCGCTACGCTTGGGCGTCGTGATCAGGGTTGGAGTTCTCGGCGCCCGCGGGCGCGTCGGTGTCGAAGTCTGCAAGGCCGTCCACGCGGCCGAGGACATGGAGCTCGTCGCGGCGGTGGACGCCGGCGACCCCGTCGAGTCGCTGGCCGCGGCCGAGGTGGTGGTCGACTTCACCCACCCCGACGTGGTCATGGACAACCTGAAGTGGTGCATCGAGCACGGCGTGCACCCCGTGGTGGGCACGACCGGCTTCGACGCGGGCCGCCTGCAGACCGTGCGCGGCTGGCTGGCCGCCAACCCCGGCGTCAACGCCCTCATCGCCCCCAACTTCGGCATCGCCGCCGTGCTGATGATGCACTTCGCTCAGCAGGCGGCGCGCTACTTCGAATCGGTCGAGATCGTCGAGCTGCACCACCCCGGCAAGGCGGACGCCCCCTCGGGCACGGCGCGCCGCACCGCCGAGCTGGTCGCCGAGGCGCGGCGCAAGGCGGGCCTCGGCGCGATGCCGGACGCCACCAGCTCCGAGCTGCCCGGCGCGCGCGGCGCCGACGTCGAGGGGGTCCACGTGCACGGGGTGCGCCTGGCGGGCCTGATCGCCCACCAGGAGGTCCTGCTCGGCGGCGACGGCGAGATCCTCACGATCCGCCACGACACGATGAACCGCTCGTCGTTCACGCCCGGTGTGCTGCTCGGCGTGCGCCGCGTGCGCGAGCTGCCCGGCCTCACCGTCGGCCTGGAGCACCTGCTGGACCTGTGACCGGCCCCGGCCGTCAGAGGGTGAGGGCCAGGCCGAGCGTGAACAGCGCGCCGAAGGCCAGCTGAAGGCGGCCGGTCCGCTGCAACGTGTCGATCAGCGCGCGGCCCTGGCCGCCGTCCTTGACCGTCCTCGCGGGCACCAGCGCCAGCGGCAGCGCGAGGACGGTGAGCGCCGCGAACGGCCGCGCCCACGCCAGGGCCAGCGCGACCAGGAACGGCGCCAGCACGCAGACGACGTAGAGCACGCGGGTGCGGGCGTCGCCGAGCACGACCGCCAGCGTGCGCTTGCCCGCGGGCGTGTCGGTGACGATGTCGCGCAGGTTGTTCACCACCAGCAGCGCGCAGGCCAGCAGCCCGACCGGCACGGCCGCCGCCACCGCGAGCCACGGAAGCCGCTCCATCTGCACGTAGGTCGTGCCGGCCACGGCCACCAGGCCGAAGAACACGAACACCGAGATCTCGCCGAGCGCCCGGTAGCCGTAGGGGCGCGAGCCCCCGGTGTAGAACCAGGCGGCGGCGATCGCCAGCGCGCCGACGGCCAGCAGCCACCAGGCCCGGGTGGCCACCACCAGGACCAGGCCCGCGACGGCCGCCGCCAGGAAGCAGCCGAGCGCGGCCAGCAGCACCGACCGCGGCGAGGCGACCCGTGACCCGACGAGCCTGAGCGGGCCCACGCGCGCCTCGTCGGTGCCGCGCACGCCGTCGCTGTAGTCGTTGGCGTAGTTCACGCCGATCTGGAGGATCAGCGAGACCAGCAGGGCCAGCAGGGCGCGCCACCAGACCGCCGCGCCGTACGACGCCGCCACGCCCGTACCCACGACGACGGGGACCACCGCCGCGGGAAGGGTGCGGGGCCGTGCCCCGGCGAGCCACTGTGCGGGTGTCGCCACCGTCGTCCCTCCGATCGGATCCGTGTCCGGGCACGGGACGCCCGGCGCGCGGCGGGAATTCGCCTGTGCAGGGTATTTCATGGCCGTCCCGTGACCCGCCGCCGGGGGCCGCCCCGCCGGGGTCAGCTGATGTCGGTGGCCAGGCGGAGCATGCGCACCGGGCGGCCCATGTCGAGCACGCGCTCGGCCTCGTCCGGCGCCCACCCCGCCGAGGACAGGAAGCCGAGCCGGGCCTGGTCGTCGGCGAACACCCAGGTGACGACGGAGGCGAAGCCGTCCTCGCGCAGGTGGTCGACGGTGGCGTTCAGCAGGCGGCTGCCGTGTCCGAGGCGGGTGTGGTCGGGGTCGACGAGCAGGGTGAGCAGCTCGGCCGTGACGGCCGGGTCGAGGTCGGGGTCCTCGGCCGGGGCGTGCGAGGCCAGCCCGACCACGCGCGGGGCTCCGCCGCCCTCGGCCAGGGCGGTGAGAGGATCGTCGGCCTCGACGGCGACCAGGACGCGGTGGCGCGGCGTGGGCGGCGCCACGACGGCCTCCTCCCACTGGCGGCTCCACAGCTCCTCGGCCGCGGGCCCGGTCATCTGCTCCAAGGGCTCGTCGGGCAGGACCCCGCGGTACCCCGACCTCCACGCCCTGATCTGGGTGGCCGTCACCGCCGGGACGTCCTCACGCCGCGCGGCCCGCACCCCCACGTCCGCCATACCGGCAGCCCCCTTTCGCTCTGCCCCACACCGTATCCGGGGCGGGGCCGCGGCGGGGAACCGCCTCGATCTACCGGGAGCCCGCCGGGGACGGGGAGTCCTGGCGGCGGCGGGCGCGGTAGGCGCGGGTCTTGGTGCGGTTGCCGCACACGCGCATCGAGCACCACGAGCGGGAGCGGTTCTTGGAGGAGTCGAGGAACGCCCACTGGCAGGTGGCGTCGGCGCACACCTTCAGGCGGGGCCAGGAGCCGTCGGCGTGCGCGCGCAGGACGGCCGCCGCGACGAGCCCGAGCCCTCGCGCGGCGCCCTCGCCGACCGGTTCGGGCGTGGGGACGCCGCCGGGCAGGGCGACCCGCAGGGGGAAGGCGGCGAGCGCGGACTCCAGCCGCGCGAGGGCGGGCGCGGCCTCCGCGCCGGGGCGCAGCGCGGCGCGCAGGCCCTCGCGCAGGCCGACGGCCACGGCGAGGTCGTCGTCCACGGCGCGGTCGGCCTCGGTGATCAGCGCGCGTTCGCGCAGCCAGAGGGCGAGCTCGGCCGGGGAGGCCAGCTCGTCGGTGTCGCTCTCGACGTCGTAGGTGTTGACGAAGTCGCGGAGCAGTTCCGCCGGCGCGTCCATGACACCACTGTACGGCAGTAGAGGGTTTCGCTCGGTGGTCATCCGCGCCCCCCGCCCGTCAGGGAGTCCAGGGCGGCGCCGAGACGGCGCACCCCTTCGGTCAGCTCGGCGACGTGCGCCGCCGCGATGTGCGTGACCCGGACGAAGGGGCCCGGGGGGTCGGCGGGGTGGTAGATCGCGCCCGGGCTCACCAGCACCCCGGCGCGCTGCGCGCTCTCGACCAGCGCGGTCTCGTCGGTCTCGTCCGGGAGCCGCACCCACAGGTGCAGGCCGCCCTGCGGCGCGGGGCGGACGCCGGCCGCGGGCAGGTGGCGGGCCAGGGCCGCCGACAGCGCCGCGCCGCGCGCCTCGATCTGCGCCGACACGTTCGCCAGGTGACGGCGCCAGCCGGGCGAGCCCAGGAACTCCAGCGCGGTCTCCTGCAAGGGGCGGGCCACGAAGAACGACTCGACGAGCTGGGAGGCCCGCAGCCGCCGCGCCGCCGGGCCCCGGGCGATCACCGCGGCCACGCGCAGGCTCGGCGCGGTGACCTTGGTGAGCGAGTTGACGTGGACCACGGTGCCGTGCGCGTCCAGCGTCACCAGCGAGGGCGGGACGGGCGAGGTGGCGAGGTAGCGGGCGTAGTCGTCCTCGACGACGAACGCGCCCGCGGCACGGGCGACCGCGAGGATCTGCTCCCTGCGCGCCGCCGGCAGCACGGCGCCGGTCGGGTTGTGCAGGGTGGGCTGGCAGTAGAAGACCCGCGCGCCGGTGACGGCGAACGCCTCGGCCAGCAGTTCGGGGCGCACCCCCTCGTGGTCCATGGGGACGGCCACCGCGCGCAGCCCGGCGGCGCGCGCCGCGGCCAGCGCGCCCGGGTAGGTCGGCGTCTCCACGAGCAGCGCGCCGCCCGGGGCCGCGAGCGCGCGGAAGGCGTGGGTCAGCGCGGCCTGGCCGCCGCTGGTGATCAGGACGTCCGCCTGGGTGACCCCGCCGCCGACCTCGGTGGCGAACCAGCGGCGCAGCTCGGCCACGCCGTTCAGCGGCGGGAGCGACCAGGCGTCGGGGCGGCGCACCGCGCGCGAGGCCGCCGCGGCGAGCGCGGCCGACGGGCGCAGGCCCGGGTGCAGGTAGCCGCCGGTGAGCGGGATGATCCCCTCGGGCGGCGGTGTGAGCAGGCCGCTGACCGCCGTGTCGTCCACGGACCTGTCGCCCAGGGACACGGTCTGCCAGGACAGGTCGGCGGCGTCGCCGGCCGTGACGGAGGGGCGCGGCGCGACGAACGCACCGACGCCGGGCCGGGTGACCACCCGTCCCTCGGCGGCGAGCGAGGCCAGCGCCCGCGAGACGGTGACCGGGCTGACGCCGTGCCGCCGGGTCAGCTCCCGGCTGGAGGGCAGCCGCGCGCCGGGCCCGAGATGGTCGGCCTCCCGCCGCAGCTCGGCCGCCAGTCGGGCGATACTGCTATCGTCTGACATGAGAAGCAAGGATAGCGCTATCGCTCCGTCGGCAGTATCGCCCACCGGCTCCGGGACGCCGCGCGGCGTGCCGGAGCGCGCCGGAGCCGCCTGGCGGGGGACCGTGCTGGCGGGGCTCGGGGTGCTCGCCTTCTCCGGCAGCCTGCCGGCCACCCAGTTCGCGATGCGCGGCTTCGACCCCTACCTCGTCGCGATCGGCAGGGCCGCCGTCGCCGCGCTGATCGCGGGCGTGTGCCTGGTGGCGGCCGGAGCGCCGCTGCTGCCTTCCCGGGCGCGGCTCGGGTCGCACGCGGTCATCGCCGCCGGGGTGGTGTTCGGGTTCCCGCTGTTCAGCGGGCTCGCGCTGGACGCGGGGGCGAGCGTGTCGCACGCCGCCGTGGTGGTCGGCCTGCTGCCCGCGGCGACCGCGGCGTTCGCCGTGCTGCGGGCGGGGGAGCGGCCGCGTGCCCTGTTCTGGGTGGCCTGCGCGGGCGGCGCGGTGTCGGTGACGGTCTTCACGCTGAGCCGGGGCGGCGGGCGCCTGGCCGGCGCCGACCTGCTGATGGTGGCGGCCCTGCTGTGCGCGGCGGCCGGGTACACCGAGGGCGGCAGGCTGGCCCGGCAGGCCCCCGGCTGGCAGGTGATCTCGCACGCGCTCGTGCTGGCCGCGCCCGTCACGGTGCCGGTCACGGCGGTGCTCGCGGCGGTCACGCCCGTGAACCCGTCGGGCGAGGCGGTCGCCGGGTTCGCCTACGTGGCGCTGGTGTCGATGTTCCTCGGGTTCATCCCCTGGTACGCCGGGCTCGCCAGGGGCGGCATCGCCCGCGCGGGGCAGACCCAGTTGCTGCAGCCGCTGATGTCCGTGCTGTGGGCGTGGCTGCTGCTGGGGGAGCCCCTGGAGGTCGCCACGGTGGCCGGGGCCCTCGCCGTGCTGGTGTGCGTCGCCGTGACACAGCGTGCGCGGTCCTGAGCGCCACGCTGAGCGCCTCAGGGTTTCCGGCCATGCCCGAATGTACGGGAACCCCTGCGGGCCGGTCAGGGCCGATCAGGGCGCGCCGCCAACAGGTCAGGCGCCGAGGGGGACGGAGTAGACGAGGCGGAAACGGTCGCCGGGGACGACGACGTCACTGGTCTCGACCGGGCGGTCGCCCGACCAATGGGTGCGCTCGACGTGCAGGACGTGCACCCCGGTGGGAAGGTCGAGCAGGTCGCTCTCGGTGGGCTGGGGCACGCGGGTGTGGACGCTCTCGCGGATGTCGGTGATCTTGACACCGGCGGCGGACATGCGCGCCAGCAGGCCCTTGCGGCCGTTGGAGCCCTCTTCCGCGACGGCCTGCCCCTTGCCCAGCTCGGCGGGCTCGTAGGAGGTGGCGAGCTGCATGGGCCTGCCCTCGGCGCGGAAGACGTAGCGCGTGCGGACGACGGGGGCGGCGGGCTGCAGGCGCAGGCGCCGGGCGATCTCGCGGTCGGCCTTGACCGGCTCGCTGCGCCAGTCCCAGGTCGCGCGGTGTCCGCCGAGCTGCATGTCCGCCGCGAACGGGGCGTCGTGGTCGATGTGGCGGGAACGCTGCAGGGGATACAGCACGGACTTCTCGCGGACGTAGTGGCCGGAGCCGACCCTGCCGATGATCAGACCCTCGGCCGCGAGCACCCGCAGCGCGTGCCTGGCGGCGGTCTCGCCGACGCGGAAACGCTGGGTGAGCTGCGCGCGCGAAGGGATCGGCGCCCCGGGCGGCAGGGTGCCGTCGACTATCTGGGCCCGCAACTCTTCCACAACACGGAGGTACACCGGATCGTTGCCAGTCATCCGACCATCCCTGGGGCGTTCGAGATCGTTTTCTTATCTTGCCGTAATCATGAGACAACGGGGAGTAACGGGCTGGATTTGGAGCGCCAACTTTACCAAATGTGGTTCTGTGGTGACAGTGAGTCGTGGCGCCGTGGGCGGACGCGGCCCCGGCCGGAGGGAACAGGGGGTGACCTGCGCAGCCGTGTGCCCTGATGGGCGCGCTGATCGCCGAAGCGCCGGGGACGCCGGCGAGCGGGCGGCCGGAGCGATCGGAAAATTCTCCGCAGAGGCGTGTAACACCCCCGTAAGCCCCGTCGATAACACGACAGAGGTCGTCGATGTGTGTACCCCCGAGCACATATCGGCGGCCTCTATCCATGTCCCGGCAACCTTTGGCAAAGCCCTACACATCCCACCGAACACTCCTGGCATGGAGAACCGGGGTGGCGGGGTCCACCGTCCCCTCGGATCCGGGTACCGTTCCCTCTATGGCATCGCCAACAGGAACCTCCGACGCGCCCTTCGGCCGCATGCTGACCGCCATGGTCACCCCCTTCACCCCCGACGGCGCACTCGACGCCGAAGGCGTCCAGCGGCTGGCGACCTACCTCGTCGACGAGCAGCACAATGACGGCCTCGTCGTGAGCGGCACGACCGGAGAGTCCCCGACCACCACCGACGCGGAGAAAGAGCAGATCGTCCGCCTCGTCGTGGAGGCCGTCGGCGACCGCGCGACGGTCGTGGCCGGTGCCGGCAGCAACGACACGCACCACTCGGTCGAGCTGGCGAAGGCCGCCGAGCGCGCGGGCGCGCACGCCCTGCTCGCGGTGACGCCGTACTACAACAAGCCGCCGCAGGAGGGGCTGTACCGGCATTTCACCGCCATCGCCGACGCGACCGGCCTCCCGGTGATGCTGTACGACATCCCCGGCCGCACGGGCACGCCCATCTCCAGCCAGACGCTGACGCGCCTCGCGGTCCACCCCCGCGTCGTCGCCGTCAAGGACGCCAAGGGCGACCTGTTCGCCGGCGCCCAGGTCATGGCCGCCACGGGCCTGACGTTCTACTCGGGCGACGACGCCCTGAACCTGCCCTGGCTGTCGCTCGGCGCGGCCGGCTTCGTCAGCGTGGTGGGGCACGTCGTGGGCACGGAGCTCGCCGAGATGATCCGCCGGTACCGTTCCGGGGACGTCGACGGCGCGCGCGACATCAACCGGCGCCTTCTGCCGGTCGTGGCGGGCGTCATGACCCGCACCCAGGGCGTGATCACGGCGAAGGCGGCGCTCGCCCTGCTCGGCAGGGACGCGGGGCCCGTGCGGCTCCCGCTGGTGGACGCCACCGCCGACGAGATCGCGGCCCTCAGAGAGGACCTCGTCGCGGGCGGCGTCAAGCTCCCCGGCTGACGCCCGGCGCCCTCGGGCCGCACATCGCGACCGCCCGCGCGGGCGGAGCAAGACCGCAACAGGCCGCGCACCGGCGCGGTGGGAGGAACAAAGGGTTTGAGACACGGATATAACGAATACGGTCCGCAGAGCGCCGGACGGCTCGGCGAGGGAGCCGTGCGCGGGCGGCGGGCCGGCACGGACGGGGGTAGAGCATGAGTCATCCGCATCCCGAGCTTGGACCGCCTCCGCCGCTTCCGGCGGGCGGTCTGCGCATCGTCGCGCTGGGCGGGCTCGGTGAGATCGGCCGCAACATGGCGGTCTTCGAGTTCGACGGCCGCCTGCTGGTGGTCGACTGCGGCGTGCTGTTCCCCGAGCCCGACCAGCCGGGCGTGGACCTCATCCTGCCCGACTTCGACTACATCAGGGACCGGCTCGACGACATCGAGGCCGTCGTGCTGACCCACGCCCACGAGGACCACATCGGCGCCGTGCCGTACCTGCTGCGGGAGCGCGCCGACATCCCGCTGGTCGGCTCGCGCCTCACCCTGGGCCTGATCGAGAGCAAGCTCACCGAGCACCGCATCCAGCCGGTCAAGGTGGAGGTCGCCGAGGGGACGCGACGGCCGTTCGGGCCGTTCGAGTGCGAGTTCTTCGCGGTCAACCACTCCATCCCCGACGCCCTGGCCGTCGCCATCCGCAGCCCCGCCGGCATCGTGCTGCACACCGGCGACTTCAAGATGGACCAGCTTCCGCTGGACGGCAGGCTGACCGACCTCGGCGGCTTCGCACGGCTCGGCGCCGAGGGCGTCGACCTGCTGATGTCGGACTCCACCAACTCCGAGGTCCCCGGGTTCGTGCCGAGCGAGCGCACCATCGGCCCGGTGATCGACGAGGTGTTCCGCAGCGCGACCAAGCGCATCATCGTCGCCTGCTTCGCCTCGCACGTCCACCGCGTGCAGCAGATCTTCGACGCCGCCGAGGAGAACGGCCGCAAGGTCGCGCTGATCGGCCGTTCGATGGTCCGCAACATGGGCGTGGCCCGCGAGCTCGGCTATCTGCGGGTGCCGGCCGGCCTGCTGGTCGACTCGCGCGAGATCGAGGAGTGGCCGCCGGAGGACGTCGTGCTCATCTGCACGGGGTCGCAGGGCGAGCCGATGGCCGCGCTGTCGCGCATGGCCAACCGCGACCATCCGATCCGGGTGGCGGAGGGCGACACCGTCGTGCTGGCGTCCTCGCTGGTGCCCGGCAACGAGACCGCCGTCAACAAGGTCATCAACGGGCTCACCCGCTGGGGCGCCCGCGTGATCCACAAGGGCAACGCGACCGTGCACGTCTCCGGCCACGCGGCCGCGGGCGAGCTGCTGTACGTCCTCAACCTGACCAAGCCGTCCAACTTCATGCCGGTGCACGGCGAGTGGCGCCACATGCGCGCCCACGCCAAGCTCGCCGCGCTGACCGGCGTCCCCGACGACCACATCGTCATCGCCGAGGACGGCGTGGTGGTCGACCTGGTGGACGGCAGGGCGCGGGTCACCGGCGCGGTGCAGTGCGGCTACGTCTACGTCGACGGCTCCTCGGTCGGCGCCGTCACCGACGTCGCGCTGAAGGACCGCCGCATCCTCGGGGACGAGGGCTTCATCTCGGTGGTCGTGGTGGTCGACTCGACGACGGGCAAGGTCACCGGCGGGCCGGAGATCTACGCGCGCGGGTCGGGCATCGAGATCGAGGCGTTCGACTCGGTGATCCCGCTGATCGAGTCCGCGCTGGAGGACACGGCGGCCGACGGCGTCGCCGACCTGCAGCAGATGCGCCGCGTGACCCGCCGCATCGTGGGGCGCTGGGTCAGCGACACCTACCGCCGCCGGCCCATGATTATTCCGGTGGTCGTGGAGGTCTGACGCGGCGTAGGTTTCTCGTGCCCCCGAACCGCGCACGAGGAGCCGCCGCATGCCCGAGAACCTCCGGACCGCCGACACGCCCGACGGCGCGGGACATCCCGCCGACGCGCCGGTGCGCGCCTCCGCCTCCGCGGACGGCGTCACCGGCGTCACCGGCACCGCCGTGAAGGTCGTCTTCACCAAGTACGACGGCTCGCTCCACTGGCACCACGACGCGTGGCGGCTGGGGGAGGACGAGCACGGCGTGTGGCTCGGCTGCCCGCCGGGCACGCCCACCGCGCGGGGCTCGGAGCCCCCGGTCGTCTGGGAGCACGCGTTCGTCATGCTGTTCCCCCGGGACGCCTGGTGGACCGCGACGTTCAACTCCCGCGCCTGGAAGTGCGCGATTTACTGCGACATCACGACCGTCCCCCGCTGGGACGGCGACCGGGTGACCATGGCCGACCTCGACCTGGACGTCCTGCTCATGCAGGACGGCCGGCTGTTCGTCGACGACGAGGACGAGTTCCTGGAACACCGGGTGCGCTACGGGTACCCCGAGCACGTCGTGGCGGAGGCGCGGCGCTCGGCCGACCGGCTGATGGCCGCGATCGACCGGCGCGACCCTCCGTTCGGGGGCGCCCACGAGCGCTGGCTGGCCGAGGTGCTGTGACGGCCCGTACCCCTTAAGGGGGTGCCGGGAGCCGTCCGCGCGCGAAGATCGCGCTATAAATCTGGGCATGGCGAAAAGAGTTCTCGTTACCGGCGCGGCGGGTCGTATCGGCAGATGCCTGGCCGAGGGACTCCCGGCGTACGGGCACGCGCTGCGGCTTCTCGACAGGGTCCCGATCGAGGGCGGCCCGCACGAGGCGGTGGCGGGCGACGTCACCGACCCGGCGGTGCTGGCGCGGGCCATGGAGGGGGTCGGCGCCGTCGTCCACCTGGCCGGCATCCCCTCCACATCGGCGTCCCACGAGGACCTGCTCACCGCCAACATCGAGGGCACCTACCGCGTCTTCGAGGCCGCGCGGCTGGCCGGGGCCGAGCGGGTGGTGTACGCCAGCAGCAACCACGCGGTGGGCTTCACCCCGCGCGCGGACCTGCTCCCCGCCGACACCCCGGTCGCCCCGGACTCCCACTACGGCGTCAGCAAGGCGTACGGCGAGGCGCTCGGCCGCTACTACGCCGACCGGTACGGCATGCGCGTGGCCTCGCTGCGCATCGGCACGTTCGCGCCGCGCCCTCCGCTGCCGCGCGCCCTGTCCACCTGGCTCAGCCCGGCCGACGCGGTGCGCCTCGTGCACGCCTGCCTCACCGCGCCGGACCTGACCTACGCGGCGGTCTGGGGCGTGTCGGCCAACACCCGCAACTGGTGGGACCTGTCGGCGGGACGCGCGCTCGGCTACGAGCCGCGCGACGACGCCGAGGCGTACGCGGGGGAGCTGCCGGAGCTGGACCCCGGCGACCCGGAGTACGCCTGGGTCGGCGGCCGGGTCGTCGAGAGCTGACCGTGCGCGACGCGGCGTCCGCGGTGACAATGGACCGGAACGGCGCGGCGAGGAGGACCGGCATGATCGAGCGCGAGACCTCTGTGCCGCACGTCAAGTCCGCCGTGCGCACCGTCGAGATGCTCGACTTCTTCGCGCGCAACCCGGGCCTGCACGGCCTGCCGGACCTGCAGGCGCGGCTCGGCTACCCCAAGAGCAGCCTGCACGCGCTGCTGCGCACCCTCGCCGACCTGGGCTGGATCGAGACCGACGCCACCGGCACCCTGTACCGCGCGGGCCTGCGCACGCTGCTGGTCGGCGCCACCTACATCGACGGCGACCCGGTGGTCCAGCTCGCCCGCGACGCGCTCGACTGGCTGGCCGAGGCCACCGGCGAGACCGTCCACCTGGGCCGGCTGGACCGCTTCGACGTCGTCTACCTGGCCACCCGGGCCTCACGCCACTCCCTGCGGCCCGTCACCCGGGTCGGCGCCCGGCTGCCCGCCAGCACCACCTCGCTCGGCAAGGCGATCCTCGCCGCGCGCGAGGAGGGGGAGGTGGCGCGGCTGCTGCCCGCCGAGCTTCCCCGTCCGACCAGGCACGCCATCGCCGACCGGGACAGGCTCGCGGCCGACCTGCGGCGGATCCGCAGGCGGGGGTACGCGGTGGACCGGGAGGAGAGCGTCGACGGCCTGCGCTGCTTCGGCGTGGCCCTGGACGTCGCGCGGCCGCCCCGCGACGCGGTCAGCGTGTCGGTGCCCGTGCCC includes these proteins:
- a CDS encoding GntR family transcriptional regulator produces the protein MTGNDPVYLRVVEELRAQIVDGTLPPGAPIPSRAQLTQRFRVGETAARHALRVLAAEGLIIGRVGSGHYVREKSVLYPLQRSRHIDHDAPFAADMQLGGHRATWDWRSEPVKADREIARRLRLQPAAPVVRTRYVFRAEGRPMQLATSYEPAELGKGQAVAEEGSNGRKGLLARMSAAGVKITDIRESVHTRVPQPTESDLLDLPTGVHVLHVERTHWSGDRPVETSDVVVPGDRFRLVYSVPLGA
- the dapA gene encoding 4-hydroxy-tetrahydrodipicolinate synthase — its product is MASPTGTSDAPFGRMLTAMVTPFTPDGALDAEGVQRLATYLVDEQHNDGLVVSGTTGESPTTTDAEKEQIVRLVVEAVGDRATVVAGAGSNDTHHSVELAKAAERAGAHALLAVTPYYNKPPQEGLYRHFTAIADATGLPVMLYDIPGRTGTPISSQTLTRLAVHPRVVAVKDAKGDLFAGAQVMAATGLTFYSGDDALNLPWLSLGAAGFVSVVGHVVGTELAEMIRRYRSGDVDGARDINRRLLPVVAGVMTRTQGVITAKAALALLGRDAGPVRLPLVDATADEIAALREDLVAGGVKLPG
- a CDS encoding ribonuclease J, coding for MSHPHPELGPPPPLPAGGLRIVALGGLGEIGRNMAVFEFDGRLLVVDCGVLFPEPDQPGVDLILPDFDYIRDRLDDIEAVVLTHAHEDHIGAVPYLLRERADIPLVGSRLTLGLIESKLTEHRIQPVKVEVAEGTRRPFGPFECEFFAVNHSIPDALAVAIRSPAGIVLHTGDFKMDQLPLDGRLTDLGGFARLGAEGVDLLMSDSTNSEVPGFVPSERTIGPVIDEVFRSATKRIIVACFASHVHRVQQIFDAAEENGRKVALIGRSMVRNMGVARELGYLRVPAGLLVDSREIEEWPPEDVVLICTGSQGEPMAALSRMANRDHPIRVAEGDTVVLASSLVPGNETAVNKVINGLTRWGARVIHKGNATVHVSGHAAAGELLYVLNLTKPSNFMPVHGEWRHMRAHAKLAALTGVPDDHIVIAEDGVVVDLVDGRARVTGAVQCGYVYVDGSSVGAVTDVALKDRRILGDEGFISVVVVVDSTTGKVTGGPEIYARGSGIEIEAFDSVIPLIESALEDTAADGVADLQQMRRVTRRIVGRWVSDTYRRRPMIIPVVVEV
- a CDS encoding DUF402 domain-containing protein, with the protein product MPENLRTADTPDGAGHPADAPVRASASADGVTGVTGTAVKVVFTKYDGSLHWHHDAWRLGEDEHGVWLGCPPGTPTARGSEPPVVWEHAFVMLFPRDAWWTATFNSRAWKCAIYCDITTVPRWDGDRVTMADLDLDVLLMQDGRLFVDDEDEFLEHRVRYGYPEHVVAEARRSADRLMAAIDRRDPPFGGAHERWLAEVL
- a CDS encoding NAD-dependent epimerase/dehydratase family protein; this translates as MAKRVLVTGAAGRIGRCLAEGLPAYGHALRLLDRVPIEGGPHEAVAGDVTDPAVLARAMEGVGAVVHLAGIPSTSASHEDLLTANIEGTYRVFEAARLAGAERVVYASSNHAVGFTPRADLLPADTPVAPDSHYGVSKAYGEALGRYYADRYGMRVASLRIGTFAPRPPLPRALSTWLSPADAVRLVHACLTAPDLTYAAVWGVSANTRNWWDLSAGRALGYEPRDDAEAYAGELPELDPGDPEYAWVGGRVVES
- a CDS encoding IclR family transcriptional regulator translates to MIERETSVPHVKSAVRTVEMLDFFARNPGLHGLPDLQARLGYPKSSLHALLRTLADLGWIETDATGTLYRAGLRTLLVGATYIDGDPVVQLARDALDWLAEATGETVHLGRLDRFDVVYLATRASRHSLRPVTRVGARLPASTTSLGKAILAAREEGEVARLLPAELPRPTRHAIADRDRLAADLRRIRRRGYAVDREESVDGLRCFGVALDVARPPRDAVSVSVPVPRLTTGRDKEIAACLLEARDRIELAARGAVRAR